Proteins from a single region of Streptococcus oralis:
- the coaE gene encoding dephospho-CoA kinase (Dephospho-CoA kinase (CoaE) performs the final step in coenzyme A biosynthesis.) produces MGKIIGITGGIASGKSTVTNFLRQKGFQVVDADAVVHDLQKPGGRLYQLLVQHFGQEIILENGELNRPLLASLIFSNPEEQEWSKQTQGEIIREKLAALRDQLAQTETIFFMDIPLLFEQDYSAWFDETWLVYVDRDVQVERFMKRDHLSKEVAESRLTAQWSLEEKKKLASHILDNNGSRDQLVAQVVKLLEGGDSCARD; encoded by the coding sequence ATGGGAAAAATCATCGGAATCACAGGAGGAATTGCTTCTGGTAAGTCAACTGTGACAAATTTTCTAAGACAAAAAGGCTTCCAAGTGGTCGATGCTGACGCAGTCGTCCATGATCTACAAAAACCCGGGGGTCGTCTTTATCAGCTCTTAGTTCAGCACTTTGGGCAGGAAATCATCCTCGAAAATGGAGAACTCAATCGCCCTCTCCTAGCTAGTCTCATCTTTTCAAATCCTGAGGAGCAGGAATGGTCTAAACAAACCCAAGGAGAGATTATTCGTGAGAAATTGGCTGCACTGAGAGACCAGTTAGCTCAGACAGAAACGATTTTTTTCATGGATATTCCCCTACTTTTTGAACAGGACTACAGTGCCTGGTTTGATGAGACATGGCTGGTCTATGTGGACCGAGATGTTCAGGTGGAACGTTTCATGAAACGGGATCATCTTTCTAAGGAGGTAGCAGAGTCTCGTTTGACCGCCCAGTGGTCTTTAGAAGAAAAGAAAAAATTAGCGAGTCATATACTAGATAATAATGGCAGTCGTGATCAGCTTGTGGCTCAAGTAGTGAAGTTACTTGAAGGAGGCGATAGCTGTGCAAGAGATTAG
- a CDS encoding diacylglycerol kinase family protein — protein sequence MDSQDNKRKWKNRDLVSSLEFALTGIFTAIKDERNMRKHAVTALVVVLAGFAFQVSRIEWLFLLMSIFLVVAFEIMNSAIENVVDLASHYHFSMLAKKAKDMAAGAVLVVSLLAAVIGALIFIPRIWDILF from the coding sequence ATGGACTCACAAGACAATAAACGAAAATGGAAAAATCGTGACCTGGTATCTAGTTTAGAATTTGCTTTGACAGGTATTTTTACCGCTATCAAGGACGAACGCAATATGCGAAAACATGCAGTGACGGCTCTGGTAGTCGTCCTTGCAGGTTTTGCTTTTCAGGTGTCACGGATCGAATGGCTCTTTCTCCTAATGAGCATTTTCTTAGTAGTAGCGTTTGAGATTATGAACTCCGCTATCGAAAATGTGGTGGATCTAGCCAGTCACTATCACTTTTCTATGTTGGCAAAGAAAGCCAAGGACATGGCAGCAGGAGCCGTGCTTGTGGTTTCCCTTCTTGCTGCGGTGATTGGTGCACTTATCTTTATCCCACGCATTTGGGATATACTATTTTAA
- a CDS encoding type 1 glutamine amidotransferase gives MKVHFVLHETFEVPGVYLKWALERGHHITSTKVYEKEPLPETIDGIDFLIVMGGPQSPDEDRENFPYYDPKAELAFMKEAIAADIYIVGVCLGAQLLSVAYGAKYEHSPEREIGVYPVTLTMQGLTDPHVSLFGETIETGHWHGDMPGLTDEAVVLATSQGCPRQIIRFSPKHYAFQAHLEFDAEAVELLIAADGEEQLREQSEKLPFVQTPEELRGNDYSEMNAKLYAFLDSLVK, from the coding sequence ATGAAGGTACACTTTGTACTGCATGAAACATTTGAGGTTCCGGGTGTTTATCTAAAATGGGCTCTAGAACGAGGACATCACATTACATCAACAAAGGTTTATGAAAAAGAACCTCTTCCTGAAACAATTGACGGGATTGATTTTCTGATTGTTATGGGTGGTCCTCAATCACCTGATGAGGATAGAGAAAACTTCCCATACTATGATCCAAAGGCTGAGCTTGCTTTTATGAAAGAAGCGATTGCTGCAGATATCTATATTGTTGGTGTCTGTCTTGGTGCGCAACTCCTATCTGTTGCCTATGGTGCGAAGTATGAACATAGTCCAGAGCGCGAGATCGGCGTTTATCCTGTGACATTGACGATGCAAGGTCTAACAGATCCTCATGTCAGCTTGTTCGGAGAAACCATAGAAACCGGCCACTGGCACGGTGATATGCCAGGGCTGACAGATGAAGCTGTCGTCTTGGCGACCAGTCAAGGTTGTCCACGCCAAATTATTCGCTTCAGTCCGAAACATTATGCCTTTCAGGCTCATTTGGAATTTGATGCAGAAGCAGTAGAATTATTGATTGCTGCGGATGGTGAAGAGCAATTAAGAGAGCAAAGTGAAAAGTTACCTTTTGTTCAAACACCAGAAGAATTACGTGGAAATGATTATTCCGAAATGAATGCAAAACTGTATGCATTTTTAGATTCATTGGTAAAATAG
- the deoD gene encoding purine-nucleoside phosphorylase, which yields MSIHIAAQQGEIADKILLPGDPLRAKFIAENFLEDAVCFNEVRNMFGYTGTYKGHRVSVMGTGMGMPSISIYARELIVDYGVKKLIRVGTAGSLNEDVHVRELVLAQAAATNSNIIRNDWPQYDFPQIASFDLLDKAYHIAKELGMTTHVGNVLSSDVFYSNYFEKNIELGKWGVKAVEMEAAALYYLAAQHHVDALAIMTISDSLVNPDEDTTAEERQNTFTDMMKVGLETLIAE from the coding sequence ATGTCTATCCATATTGCTGCTCAGCAGGGTGAAATTGCTGATAAAATTCTTCTTCCGGGGGATCCTCTTCGTGCGAAATTTATTGCGGAGAACTTCCTTGAAGATGCTGTTTGTTTTAACGAGGTTCGTAACATGTTTGGCTACACTGGTACTTACAAGGGTCACCGTGTATCTGTCATGGGAACTGGGATGGGGATGCCATCGATTTCGATTTATGCGCGTGAGTTGATTGTGGACTACGGTGTGAAGAAATTGATTCGTGTGGGAACTGCTGGTTCTTTGAATGAAGATGTTCACGTCCGTGAATTGGTCTTGGCACAGGCTGCTGCAACCAACTCAAACATCATCCGCAATGACTGGCCACAGTACGATTTCCCACAAATCGCTAGCTTTGATTTGCTAGATAAGGCCTACCATATCGCCAAAGAACTCGGTATGACCACCCACGTTGGGAACGTTTTGTCGTCAGATGTCTTTTACTCAAACTACTTTGAAAAGAACATCGAGCTTGGTAAATGGGGAGTTAAGGCTGTGGAAATGGAAGCGGCAGCTCTTTACTATCTTGCTGCCCAACACCATGTTGATGCACTCGCTATTATGACTATTTCTGATAGCTTGGTCAATCCTGATGAAGACACTACTGCAGAAGAACGCCAAAACACCTTCACTGATATGATGAAAGTCGGCTTGGAAACCTTGATTGCAGAGTAA
- the ybeY gene encoding rRNA maturation RNase YbeY — protein MYIEMVDETGQVSQEILQQTQEILEFAAQKLGKEDKEMAVTFVTNERSHELNLEYRDTDRPTDVISLEYKPELDISFDEEDLLENPELAEMMSEFDAYIGELFISIDKAHEQAEEYGHSFEREMGFLAVHGFLHINGYDHYTPEEEAEMFGLQEEILTAYGLTRQ, from the coding sequence ATGTATATTGAAATGGTAGATGAAACTGGTCAAGTTTCACAAGAAATCTTGCAACAAACCCAAGAGATTTTGGAATTTGCTGCCCAAAAATTAGGCAAAGAAGACAAGGAGATGGCAGTTACTTTTGTGACCAATGAGCGTAGCCATGAACTCAACCTTGAGTACCGTGATACAGATCGCCCGACAGATGTCATTAGCCTTGAGTATAAACCAGAGTTGGATATCTCCTTTGATGAGGAAGATTTGCTTGAAAATCCTGAATTGGCAGAGATGATGTCTGAGTTTGATGCCTATATTGGGGAGCTTTTTATCTCTATCGATAAAGCGCATGAGCAGGCTGAGGAATACGGTCACAGCTTTGAGCGTGAGATGGGCTTCTTGGCAGTACACGGCTTTCTACACATTAACGGCTATGATCACTACACTCCGGAAGAAGAAGCGGAGATGTTCGGTTTACAAGAAGAAATTTTGACAGCCTATGGACTCACAAGACAATAA
- the pavA gene encoding Rqc2 family fibronectin-binding protein PavA, translating to MSFDGFFLHHMVEELRSELVNGRIQKINQPFEQELVLQIRSNRQSHRLLLSAHPVFGRIQLTQTTFENPAQPSTFIMVLRKYLQGALIESIEQVENDRIVEITVSNKNEIGDHIQATLIIEIMGKHSNILLVDKSSHKILEVIKHVGFSQNSYRTLLPGSTYIAPPSTESLNPFTVKDEKLFEILQTQELTAKNLQSLFQGLGRDTANELENILVSDKLSTFRNFFGQVTKPYLTETSFSPVPFANRVGEPFASLSDLLDTYYKDKAERDRVKQQASELIRRVENELQKNRHKLKKQEKELLATDNAEEFRQKGELLTTFLHQVPNDQDQVVLDNYYTNQPITITLDKALTPSQNAQRYFKRYQKLKEAVKYLTELIEETKSTILYLESVETVLNQAGLEEIAEIREELIQTGFIRRRQREKIQKRKKPEQYLASDGKTIIYVGRNNLQNEELTFKMARKEELWFHAKDIPGSHVVISGNLNPSDEVKTDAAELAAYFSKGRLSNLVQVDMIEVKKLNKPTGGKPGFVTYTGQKTLRVTPDPEKIASMKKS from the coding sequence ATGTCATTTGACGGATTTTTTTTACACCACATGGTTGAGGAATTGCGAAGCGAGTTGGTCAATGGTCGCATTCAGAAGATCAATCAACCTTTTGAACAAGAGTTGGTCTTGCAAATCCGCAGCAATCGCCAAAGTCATCGCCTGCTCCTTTCTGCTCATCCCGTTTTTGGACGCATTCAGCTGACTCAAACGACTTTTGAAAATCCAGCCCAACCTTCTACTTTTATCATGGTTTTGAGAAAGTATTTGCAAGGTGCCCTGATTGAGTCAATTGAGCAAGTGGAAAATGACCGTATCGTGGAAATTACCGTTTCCAATAAAAACGAGATTGGAGACCATATCCAGGCTACCTTGATTATCGAAATCATGGGCAAACACAGTAATATTCTCCTCGTAGATAAAAGTAGCCATAAAATCCTCGAAGTCATCAAACACGTCGGCTTTTCACAAAATAGCTACCGCACCTTACTTCCAGGATCTACCTATATCGCTCCGCCGAGTACCGAGTCTCTCAATCCATTTACTGTCAAGGATGAAAAACTCTTTGAAATCCTACAAACACAGGAACTAACAGCAAAAAATCTTCAAAGTCTCTTTCAAGGTCTAGGACGTGATACGGCAAATGAATTGGAAAACATTCTTGTCAGTGATAAACTGTCTACTTTCCGAAACTTCTTCGGGCAAGTAACCAAGCCCTACCTAACGGAGACTTCCTTCAGTCCAGTTCCTTTTGCGAATCGTGTAGGAGAGCCTTTTGCCAGTCTTTCTGATCTTCTGGATACCTACTACAAAGACAAGGCAGAGCGCGATCGCGTCAAACAGCAGGCCAGCGAACTCATTCGCCGCGTTGAAAACGAGCTTCAGAAAAATCGCCACAAACTCAAAAAACAAGAAAAAGAATTACTGGCGACAGACAATGCTGAGGAGTTTCGCCAAAAAGGAGAGTTGCTGACAACTTTCCTCCACCAAGTTCCCAATGACCAAGATCAGGTTGTTTTGGACAATTACTACACCAACCAGCCTATCACCATCACGCTTGATAAGGCCTTGACTCCCAGCCAGAATGCCCAGCGCTACTTTAAACGCTATCAGAAGCTTAAAGAAGCTGTCAAATATCTGACTGAGCTGATTGAAGAAACAAAGTCAACCATTCTCTATCTGGAAAGTGTCGAGACCGTCCTCAACCAAGCTGGACTGGAAGAAATCGCTGAAATCCGTGAAGAATTGATCCAAACAGGCTTCATTAGAAGACGCCAACGTGAAAAAATCCAGAAACGCAAAAAACCAGAACAGTATCTGGCGAGCGATGGCAAAACCATTATCTATGTCGGTCGAAACAATCTTCAAAACGAAGAATTGACCTTTAAAATGGCCCGCAAGGAAGAACTTTGGTTCCATGCCAAGGACATTCCAGGAAGCCATGTCGTCATCTCAGGAAATCTTAATCCTTCTGACGAAGTTAAGACAGATGCAGCGGAGCTAGCTGCCTACTTCTCCAAGGGACGTCTGTCAAATCTGGTGCAGGTTGATATGATAGAAGTCAAAAAACTCAACAAACCAACAGGTGGCAAACCCGGTTTTGTTACTTATACTGGACAAAAGACCCTCCGTGTCACACCAGATCCAGAAAAAATCGCATCCATGAAAAAATCCTGA
- the rpmG gene encoding 50S ribosomal protein L33 has product MRVKINLKCSSCGSMNYLTSKNSKTHPDKIEVLKYCPKERKVTLHLESK; this is encoded by the coding sequence GTGCGAGTAAAAATCAATCTCAAATGCTCCTCTTGTGGCAGCATGAATTATCTAACCAGTAAGAACTCCAAAACCCATCCAGACAAGATTGAGGTGTTAAAATATTGTCCAAAGGAAAGAAAAGTAACTTTACATCTTGAATCTAAGTAG
- the era gene encoding GTPase Era, translated as MTFKSGFVAILGRPNVGKSTFLNHVMGQKIAIMSDKAQTTRNKIMGIYTTDKEQIVFIDTPGIHKPKTALGDFMVESAYSTLREVDTVLFMVPADEARGKGDDMIIERLKAAKVPVILVVNKIDKVHPDQLLSQIDDFRNQMDFKEIVPISALQGNNVSRLIDILSENLEEGFQYFPADQITDHPERFLVSEMIREKVLHLTREEIPHSVAVVVDSMKRDEETDKVHIRATIMVERDSQKGIIIGKGGAMLKKIGSLARRDIELMLGDKVFLETWVKVKKNWRDKKLDLADFGYNEKEY; from the coding sequence ATGACATTTAAATCAGGCTTTGTAGCCATTTTAGGGCGTCCCAATGTTGGGAAGTCAACCTTTTTAAATCACGTCATGGGGCAAAAGATTGCCATTATGAGTGACAAGGCGCAGACAACGCGCAATAAAATCATGGGGATTTACACCACAGATAAGGAGCAAATCGTCTTTATCGACACACCAGGAATTCACAAGCCCAAAACAGCTCTTGGGGATTTTATGGTGGAATCTGCCTACAGTACCCTGCGTGAGGTGGATACTGTTCTATTCATGGTGCCAGCTGACGAAGCGCGTGGTAAGGGCGACGACATGATTATCGAGCGTCTGAAAGCTGCCAAGGTTCCTGTGATTCTGGTGGTGAATAAGATTGACAAGGTTCATCCAGACCAGCTTTTGTCTCAGATTGATGACTTCCGCAACCAGATGGACTTTAAGGAAATTGTTCCTATCTCAGCCCTTCAGGGAAATAACGTTTCTCGACTAATCGATATTTTGAGTGAAAATCTAGAGGAAGGTTTCCAGTATTTCCCAGCTGATCAAATCACAGATCATCCTGAGCGTTTCTTGGTTTCAGAAATGATTCGTGAGAAGGTTCTTCATTTGACACGTGAAGAGATTCCACACTCAGTTGCCGTAGTGGTTGACTCTATGAAACGGGATGAAGAGACAGACAAGGTTCACATCCGTGCAACCATCATGGTGGAGCGAGATAGCCAAAAAGGGATTATCATCGGAAAAGGTGGCGCCATGCTCAAAAAAATTGGTAGCCTGGCCCGTCGTGATATCGAACTCATGCTAGGAGACAAGGTCTTTCTAGAAACTTGGGTCAAGGTCAAGAAAAACTGGCGTGATAAAAAGCTAGATTTGGCTGACTTTGGCTATAATGAAAAAGAATATTAA
- the rnr gene encoding ribonuclease R: MKDKIKEYLQEKGRVTVNDLAQALGKDGSKDFRELIKTLSLMERKHQIRFEDDGSLCLDQKKKHEITLKGIFHAHKNGFGFVSLEGEEDDLFVGKNDVNYAIDGDTVEVVIKKVADRNKGTAAEAKIIDILEHSLTTVVGQIVLDQEKPKYAGYIRSKNQKISQPIYVKKPAIKLEGTEVLKVFIDKYPSKKHDFFVASVLDVVGHSTDAGIDVLEVLESMDIVSEFPEAVLKEAESVPEAPSQKDMEGRLDLRDEITFTIDGADAKDLDDAVHIKSLKNGNIELGVHIADVSYYVTEGSALDKEALNRATSVYVTDRVVPMLPERLSNGICSLNPQVDRLTQSAILEIDKHGRVVNYTITQTVIKTSFRMTYSAVNDILAGDEEKRQEFKKIVPSIELMAKLHERLESMREKRGALNFDTSEAKILVDKKGKPVDIVLRQRGVAERMIESFMLIANETVAEHFSKLDLPFIYRIHEEPKAEKVQKFIDYASSFGLRIYGTASEISQEALQDIMRAVEGEPYADVLSMMLLRSMQQARYSEHNHGHYGLAADYYTHFTSPIRRYPDLLVHRMIRDYGRSKEIAEHFEQVIPEIATQSSNRERRAIEAEREVEAMKKAEYMEEYVGEEYDAVVSSIVKFGLFVELPNTVEGLIHITNLPEFYHFNERDLTLRGEKSGITFRVGQQIRIRVERADKMTGEIDFSYIPSEFDVIEKGLKQVGRKDRGRGSNRRSDKKEDKRKSGRSNDKHKHSQKDKKKKGKKPFYKEVAKKGAKHGKGRGKGRRTK; this comes from the coding sequence ATGAAAGATAAAATTAAAGAATATTTGCAAGAGAAGGGGCGAGTGACGGTAAATGATCTAGCTCAGGCTCTCGGAAAGGATGGGTCCAAGGATTTCCGTGAGTTGATTAAAACCCTGTCCCTGATGGAAAGAAAGCACCAGATTCGTTTTGAAGATGATGGTAGTTTATGTCTGGACCAAAAGAAGAAACATGAAATTACCCTCAAAGGGATTTTTCATGCCCATAAGAATGGCTTTGGCTTTGTCAGTCTAGAAGGCGAAGAGGACGATCTTTTTGTAGGAAAAAACGATGTCAACTATGCCATTGATGGTGATACCGTTGAGGTCGTGATTAAGAAAGTCGCTGACCGTAACAAGGGAACTGCTGCAGAAGCAAAAATTATCGATATCCTAGAGCATAGCCTGACGACAGTTGTCGGGCAAATCGTTCTGGATCAGGAAAAGCCCAAGTATGCGGGCTACATCCGTTCGAAAAATCAGAAAATCAGCCAACCGATCTATGTGAAGAAACCAGCTATCAAGTTGGAAGGTACTGAAGTTCTTAAGGTCTTTATCGATAAATACCCAAGCAAGAAACATGATTTCTTTGTCGCTAGTGTGCTGGACGTGGTGGGGCACTCGACTGATGCTGGGATTGACGTTCTTGAAGTCTTGGAATCCATGGATATTGTTTCAGAATTTCCAGAAGCTGTTCTCAAGGAGGCAGAAAGTGTACCAGAAGCTCCGTCTCAAAAGGATATGGAAGGGCGTCTGGACCTGAGAGATGAAATCACCTTTACCATTGACGGTGCGGATGCCAAGGACTTGGACGACGCAGTACACATCAAGTCTTTAAAAAATGGCAATATCGAACTCGGAGTTCACATCGCAGATGTTTCCTACTATGTGACCGAGGGTTCTGCCCTCGACAAGGAAGCTCTTAACCGCGCTACTTCTGTCTATGTGACAGACCGTGTGGTACCAATGCTTCCAGAGCGTCTGTCAAATGGTATCTGCTCTCTCAATCCTCAAGTAGATCGCTTGACCCAGTCTGCTATTTTGGAGATTGATAAACATGGTCGTGTGGTTAATTACACCATTACACAAACAGTTATCAAAACTAGTTTTCGTATGACCTATAGCGCTGTCAATGACATCCTAGCTGGCGATGAGGAAAAGAGACAAGAGTTTAAGAAAATTGTTCCAAGTATCGAACTCATGGCCAAGCTCCATGAAAGGCTAGAAAGCATGCGTGAGAAACGTGGAGCTCTCAATTTTGATACCAGTGAAGCTAAGATCTTGGTGGATAAAAAAGGTAAGCCTGTGGATATCGTTCTTCGTCAGCGTGGTGTTGCTGAGCGGATGATCGAGTCCTTCATGTTGATTGCTAATGAAACGGTTGCCGAGCACTTTAGCAAGCTGGACCTACCTTTCATTTATCGGATTCACGAGGAGCCCAAGGCTGAAAAAGTTCAGAAGTTTATTGATTATGCTTCAAGCTTTGGTTTGCGGATTTATGGGACTGCCAGTGAGATTAGCCAGGAGGCCCTTCAAGACATCATGCGTGCTGTTGAGGGAGAACCCTATGCGGATGTATTGTCCATGATGCTTCTTCGTTCCATGCAGCAGGCTCGCTATTCTGAACACAATCACGGTCACTATGGTCTTGCTGCTGATTATTACACTCACTTTACCAGCCCTATTCGCCGTTATCCGGACCTTCTAGTCCATCGAATGATTCGGGATTACGGCCGTTCTAAGGAAATAGCAGAGCATTTTGAACAAGTGATTCCAGAGATTGCAACCCAGTCTTCCAACCGTGAGCGTCGTGCCATCGAGGCGGAGCGTGAAGTCGAAGCCATGAAAAAGGCTGAGTACATGGAAGAATACGTGGGTGAAGAGTACGACGCAGTTGTATCCAGCATTGTCAAATTCGGTCTCTTTGTCGAATTGCCAAATACAGTTGAAGGCTTGATTCACATTACCAATTTGCCTGAATTTTATCATTTCAACGAGCGTGACTTGACACTCCGTGGAGAGAAATCAGGAATAACTTTCCGTGTGGGACAGCAAATTCGTATTCGTGTAGAAAGAGCGGATAAGATGACAGGTGAGATTGATTTCTCTTATATTCCAAGTGAGTTTGATGTCATCGAAAAAGGCTTGAAACAAGTTGGGCGCAAAGACAGAGGTCGTGGTTCAAATCGCCGTTCAGACAAGAAGGAAGACAAGAGAAAATCAGGGCGCTCAAATGATAAGCACAAGCATTCACAAAAAGACAAGAAGAAAAAGGGAAAGAAACCTTTTTACAAAGAAGTAGCTAAGAAAGGAGCCAAGCATGGCAAAGGGCGAGGGAAAGGTCGTCGCACAAAATAA
- the mutM gene encoding DNA-formamidopyrimidine glycosylase, producing MPELPEVETVRRGLEKLILGKKISSVEIRYPKMIKTDLDQFRKEVPGQVIESMGRRGKYLLFYLTDKVLISHLRMEGKYFYYPDQVSERKHAHVFILFEDGGTLVYEDVRKFGTMELLAPDLLDAYFVSKKLGPEPREQDFDLQVFQAALAKSKKPIKSHLLDQTLVAGLGNIYVDEVLWRAQVHPARPSQTLTAEEASAIHDQTIAVLGQAVEKGGSTIRTYTNAFGEDGTMQNFHQVYDKTGQACSRCGTVIEKFQLGGRGTHFCPQCQRRG from the coding sequence ATGCCTGAACTACCTGAGGTTGAAACGGTTCGTCGTGGCTTAGAAAAATTGATCTTGGGAAAGAAGATTTCGAGTGTAGAGATTCGTTATCCCAAGATGATTAAAACGGATTTGGACCAATTTCGAAAGGAAGTGCCTGGTCAAGTAATTGAGTCCATGGGGCGTCGTGGCAAATATTTACTTTTCTATCTGACAGACAAGGTATTGATTTCTCATCTGCGGATGGAGGGCAAGTATTTTTATTATCCAGATCAGGTTTCTGAACGCAAGCATGCCCATGTTTTCATTCTGTTTGAAGATGGTGGCACTCTTGTATATGAGGATGTACGCAAGTTTGGTACCATGGAACTCTTGGCGCCAGATCTTTTGGATGCCTACTTTGTTTCCAAAAAACTAGGGCCTGAGCCAAGAGAGCAGGACTTTGATTTGCAGGTCTTTCAAGCTGCCCTAGCCAAGTCTAAAAAGCCTATCAAATCCCATCTCCTAGACCAAACCTTGGTAGCTGGCCTTGGCAATATCTATGTGGATGAGGTCCTCTGGCGAGCTCAGGTCCATCCAGCTAGACCTTCCCAGACTTTGACGGCAGAAGAAGCGTCAGCTATTCATGACCAGACCATTGCTGTTTTGGGACAGGCAGTTGAAAAGGGTGGCTCGACTATTCGGACCTATACCAATGCCTTTGGGGAAGACGGAACCATGCAGAACTTCCATCAGGTCTATGATAAGACTGGACAAGCATGTTCCCGCTGTGGGACAGTGATTGAGAAATTCCAGCTCGGTGGACGAGGAACTCATTTTTGTCCTCAGTGTCAAAGGAGGGGCTGA
- a CDS encoding multidrug efflux MFS transporter — protein MQEISWKENLRVAWFGSFLTGASISLVVPFMPIFVEQLGIEGDQVAFYAGLAISVSAVSAALVSPIWGILADKYGRKPMMIRAGLAMTITMGGLAFVPNIYWLLFLRLLNGVFTGFVPNATALIASQVPKDKSGAALGTLSTGVVAGTLTGPFVGGFIAEIFGIRNVFLLVGAFLFLAAILTIFFIKEDFQPVAKEKAIPTKEVFSSFKYPRLLVNLFLTSFVIQFSAQSIGPILALYVRDLGQTENLLFVSGLIVSSMGFSSMMSAGILGKLGDKVGNHRLLVAAQIYSVIIYLLCAHATSPLQLGLYRFLFGLGTGALIPGVNALLSKMTPKSGISRIFAFNQVFFYLGGVIGPMAGSAVAGYLGYHAVFYATAACVAFSCLCNLVQFRSLLKVKEI, from the coding sequence GTGCAAGAGATTAGTTGGAAAGAGAATCTTCGTGTCGCCTGGTTTGGCAGTTTTCTAACGGGCGCCAGCATTTCCTTAGTCGTTCCTTTCATGCCTATCTTTGTAGAACAGTTGGGAATTGAAGGGGACCAAGTTGCTTTTTATGCTGGATTAGCCATCTCAGTTTCCGCTGTTTCAGCAGCTCTAGTTTCTCCCATCTGGGGTATTCTTGCTGACAAGTACGGTCGAAAGCCCATGATGATTCGAGCTGGGCTTGCCATGACCATCACTATGGGAGGGTTGGCCTTCGTGCCAAATATCTATTGGCTACTCTTTTTGCGCTTGCTCAATGGTGTATTTACTGGTTTTGTCCCCAATGCAACAGCCTTGATTGCTAGTCAGGTACCTAAAGATAAGTCTGGAGCGGCTCTGGGGACTCTATCTACAGGTGTAGTTGCGGGAACACTGACGGGCCCCTTTGTTGGAGGCTTTATTGCTGAAATTTTTGGCATTCGCAATGTCTTTTTATTGGTAGGCGCTTTCCTATTTTTAGCTGCAATCCTAACCATTTTCTTTATCAAGGAAGATTTTCAGCCAGTGGCTAAGGAGAAGGCTATCCCAACGAAAGAAGTATTTTCTTCTTTCAAGTATCCTAGGCTTTTAGTGAATCTATTTTTGACGAGCTTTGTCATTCAATTTTCAGCTCAATCAATTGGCCCCATTCTAGCTCTCTATGTGCGGGACTTAGGGCAGACTGAGAATCTCCTCTTTGTATCAGGATTGATTGTATCCAGCATGGGATTTTCTAGTATGATGAGTGCTGGAATTCTAGGAAAACTTGGCGATAAGGTAGGGAATCATAGATTGTTGGTCGCGGCGCAGATTTATTCCGTCATCATTTACCTTCTTTGTGCCCATGCAACCAGCCCCCTTCAACTTGGCTTGTATCGTTTTCTCTTTGGTTTGGGAACGGGCGCTCTCATACCGGGAGTTAATGCCCTTCTTAGCAAAATGACTCCAAAATCAGGTATTTCACGGATTTTCGCCTTCAATCAAGTCTTTTTTTACCTTGGTGGAGTGATTGGACCTATGGCGGGATCCGCAGTTGCAGGATATTTGGGCTACCATGCTGTCTTTTATGCGACAGCAGCCTGTGTGGCTTTCAGTTGTTTATGTAACTTAGTGCAATTTAGATCATTATTAAAAGTAAAGGAAATCTAG
- the secG gene encoding preprotein translocase subunit SecG: MYNLLLTILLVLSVVIVIAIFMQPTKNQSSNVFDASSGDLFERSKARGFEAVMQRLTGILVFFWLAIALALTVLSSR, from the coding sequence ATGTATAACCTATTATTAACCATTTTATTAGTATTATCTGTTGTGATTGTGATTGCGATTTTCATGCAACCAACTAAGAACCAATCCAGCAATGTATTTGATGCCAGTTCAGGTGATTTGTTTGAACGTAGTAAAGCGCGTGGTTTTGAAGCTGTGATGCAACGTTTGACAGGTATTTTAGTCTTTTTCTGGCTAGCCATTGCCTTAGCATTGACAGTATTATCAAGTAGATAA